Below is a genomic region from Leifsonia sp. Root112D2.
TTCTATAACGAACTTGTCAACACGACCGTGCCGGTCAGTTCGCCTAAAGAGGCAGAGCTGACGAAACTGCTTGAGAACACGTTCCGACACGTGAATATCGCTTTGGTCAACGAGTTGGCCATCTTCGGAAACCAACTCGGCGTCAATGTATGGGAGTCGATCGAAGCGGCCAGCACCAAACCGTTCGGCTTCATGAAATTCACGCCTGGCCCTGGCGTGGGTGGCCACTGCCTGCCCGTCGACCCGAGCTACCTTTCCTGGCAGGTTCGCCGCAAATTGGGTCAGAACTTCCGCTTCGTGGAACTGGCGAACGACATCAATGACCACATGCCCGACTACGTCATTCAGCGGCTGATGTTACTGCTCAACAACGACGGCAAGGCCATCAAGGGATCTCGTGTCGCACTCGTGGGACTCTCCTACAAGAAGAACACCGGAGACATTCGGGAATCTCCTTCGCTTCGCTTGATCGAGTTGCTCACCGAATACGGCGCGAACGTAGTCGGAATCGACGAGCACGTCGAGGATCACCGCTGGCCGAGAGGCCTTGAGCGGGCATCGTTGACTGCCGAGACCGTCGAGAACGCGGACGCGATGATCCTCGTCACTGACCATGACGACTTCGAGCTCTCCATTTTGGAGGCTGGCACCACCCCGATTCTGGACGCAAAGAACCGACTCGTCGGCGCGCATGTCGAGCGACTCTAACGACGAACTCGCTGATCCCTCTCCCGAGAGGGCCAGCCGCTACACGATTGTTGGGGCAACGGCGATCAACGCGGTCTTCGTGCTCTCGGTGCAATTGCTCGGCCTCGTCGCGCTGGCACCGGTAGAGTTCGGCTTCTTCTCGATCCAATACTTGTTCTTTGCCCTCGCCAGCTCCGTCTGCCTTTCCGTCGTCTGCGAGCCGTGGCTGCGTACCGACCTGCACGAGAAGCACCGATCGTCGTGGCGCGATTACTCAAGCGCGCTGTTCTACCTCTCTCTGTTAGCCGGCATTGTGACTGCCATCGTCTCCATCGCAATTGTCGACCTGCGGGTCGTGGCCGCGACCGGCGCAGTCGCTGTTATTGCGGCTACGTATCGTTCAGGTGCGCGGTATCACGAGGTCAGAATGGGCAGGTGGCGGCGAGTTCTCCGTGCCGACACGGCCGGGCTCGTCGTGACAGTTGCTGTGTGGGCAGTGCTCTACGGTCTCGGTGAACGCGGACTTCTGGGACTCTCCCTCGCCTGGGCTGTTGGCGCCCTCGTCTCCGCCGTGCTCTCGCCCTTGCCTTTCCCGCAGAGACCTCTCTCAATTCGAACTTGGGTCGCAACGCACAAACGACAGATAGCACCGCTGCTCCGAGATTCCACATTGATGGATTTGGGCGCGATCGGCACCCCCTTCGCCGTGGCTCCGCTCATGGGAATCGCCAATTTTGGTGTATACCGAGCGGTTTCGAACGTCGCTGCCCCTGTTCGCCTTGTTCTCAACCCGCTGCGACCGACGCTCGCCGGAGCGCCCCTTACGACGCATCGCCATGCAAAGCGGGTGTGGGCCTCAGCCGTTGTCAGCGTGGCGTTCGGTCTTGCCGCTTATGGGGCCCTGCTCGTCATTGGCAGCACCGGCCTTAACCTCGGCTCACTTTCGGCGGTCGTGACGTACGCCGCGCCCACTGCCCTCTTCGTTACAGCCAACTTCTTAGGGCACTACTACTACATCATTGCGCGCACCCACATGCGGGGCGGCCCGCTTCTTGTTGGCCGCGTTGTGCAGACCGTTCTCGCGATCGTTTTTCCGCTGGCCGGCGCGGCATTCTTTGGGCTCTCAGTGGCGATCTGGGCGTATGCCATAGCCACCCTGACATCCGGGCTGACGTGGTTCATTCTGGTCGCGAGGCCTGCACGCCGTTAGGTGTCGGCAGGCCTACCGTTTCGCGCCAAGTATCGGCCCACGCGGAGAAGCTGTAGTGCTGGATAATAGCCGCTCGAGAAGATCGTGCGCGTTCAGCACGACGCGTCGCTGGCTCGTCTATTAATGTCTCCAAGCCATCTCTCCACTCGGCAGATGTGGACGCAGCCAGACCATCTGCCAGTTGGAGAACCTTGCGGTTGGTGCCGACGTCGCTGCCAATCATGGGCAATGCGCTCGCGCCATATTGCAACAGTTTGTATGCACATTTGCCACGGCTCCAAGCCGAATCCTGCAATGGCATGATCCCGAAATCGGCGCGCGCAAGGTGCTCCTGATATCCGTCAAGCGTCCACTGCACTCGATCAACCATGCGATCGAGTTCTGCCAGTGACGCATCGCCTGCGCTGATCACGGTGAGTCTGAGCCCACGCGATTCG
It encodes:
- a CDS encoding nucleotide sugar dehydrogenase — encoded protein: MISQQRTAVIVGQGYVGLPVAMRAVEVGYNVVGIDLDERRTQSLRDGESYVDDIPVERLRSALSSGRYLPTTDYDDTVGFDIAVITVPTPLRESLPDLSFIEESSKSLSTRLKAGATVILESTTYPGTTEELVVPILEAGSGLTAGVDFFVGYSPERIDPGNKTWGFVETPKVVSGLNPASLDRVQGFYNELVNTTVPVSSPKEAELTKLLENTFRHVNIALVNELAIFGNQLGVNVWESIEAASTKPFGFMKFTPGPGVGGHCLPVDPSYLSWQVRRKLGQNFRFVELANDINDHMPDYVIQRLMLLLNNDGKAIKGSRVALVGLSYKKNTGDIRESPSLRLIELLTEYGANVVGIDEHVEDHRWPRGLERASLTAETVENADAMILVTDHDDFELSILEAGTTPILDAKNRLVGAHVERL